A genome region from Pseudomonas sp. S06B 330 includes the following:
- a CDS encoding co-chaperone GroES, with protein MKLRPLHDRVVIRRSEEESKTAGGIVLPGSAAEKPNRGEIVAVGTGRILDNGEVRALAVKVGDKVVFGPYSGSNTVKVDGEDLLVMAENEILAVIEG; from the coding sequence ATGAAGCTTCGTCCTCTGCATGACCGCGTCGTTATCCGTCGCAGCGAAGAAGAATCGAAAACCGCTGGCGGTATCGTTCTGCCAGGTTCGGCCGCTGAAAAACCTAACCGTGGCGAAATCGTCGCTGTAGGTACCGGTCGCATCCTGGACAACGGTGAAGTGCGTGCGCTGGCCGTGAAAGTGGGTGACAAGGTGGTTTTCGGCCCTTACTCGGGCAGCAACACTGTGAAAGTTGACGGCGAAGACCTGCTGGTAATGGCTGAGAACGAGATTCTCGCTGTTATCGAAGGCTGA
- a CDS encoding FxsA family protein, translating to MRAFLLLFLIFPVLELYVFFKVSTAIGFFPALLLIIAGSALGVLVVRVAGLATALRARESMQRGELPAEDMFQGLMLALGGGLLLLPGFISDVIGLIFLLPFTRRLIGRKMRARAEAQAMRQRAFGDDPFMTRPGSANGQPRQPNVIEGEYEHRDPRDPPNLRDPRDL from the coding sequence ATGCGTGCTTTTCTATTGCTGTTTTTGATTTTTCCGGTGCTGGAGCTGTATGTGTTCTTCAAGGTCAGCACCGCGATCGGCTTCTTTCCGGCGTTGCTGCTGATCATCGCGGGTTCCGCCCTGGGGGTGCTGGTCGTGCGGGTGGCCGGTCTGGCTACCGCGCTGCGTGCCCGTGAGAGTATGCAGCGTGGCGAATTGCCAGCTGAAGACATGTTCCAAGGCTTGATGCTGGCCCTGGGTGGCGGCCTGCTGCTGTTGCCAGGTTTTATCAGTGACGTGATTGGCCTGATCTTCCTGTTGCCGTTCACCCGTCGACTGATTGGGCGCAAGATGCGCGCGCGCGCAGAAGCCCAGGCGATGCGCCAGCGTGCCTTTGGTGATGATCCGTTCATGACGCGTCCCGGCAGCGCTAATGGACAGCCGCGCCAGCCGAACGTGATCGAGGGTGAGTACGAGCACCGTGATCCGCGTGATCCGCCTAACCTGCGGGATCCTCGCGATCTGTAA